The proteins below come from a single Limnobaculum xujianqingii genomic window:
- a CDS encoding helix-turn-helix domain-containing protein — protein sequence MRTLSTDYAKKLLTLRKAEGVTQKIFSEITGLALGTIKKYETGQQIAGIAVVERVINIEEYKKYTMWLLLGETSPESGQIAPIIDEDESEQDSKKIGQAE from the coding sequence ATGAGAACCTTGTCAACAGATTATGCAAAAAAATTACTAACATTGAGGAAAGCTGAAGGTGTAACTCAGAAGATATTTTCTGAAATCACAGGCTTAGCTCTTGGCACGATAAAAAAGTATGAAACCGGCCAACAGATCGCTGGTATCGCTGTAGTTGAAAGAGTGATAAACATTGAAGAGTATAAAAAATACACTATGTGGCTATTACTCGGTGAAACATCACCAGAATCAGGGCAAATAGCCCCGATAATCGATGAAGATGAATCAGAACAAGACAGTAAAAAAATAGGTCAGGCCGAATAG
- the rplT gene encoding 50S ribosomal protein L20, translating into MARVKRGVIARARHKKIMKQAKGYYGARSRVYRVAFQAVIKAGQYAYRDRRQRKRQFRQLWIARINAAARQNGLSYSRFINGLKKASVEIDRKILADIAVFDKVAFAALVEKAKSVLA; encoded by the coding sequence ATGGCTCGCGTAAAACGTGGTGTAATCGCACGTGCACGTCACAAGAAAATAATGAAGCAAGCGAAAGGTTACTACGGTGCCCGTTCGCGCGTATATCGTGTTGCCTTCCAGGCAGTAATCAAAGCAGGACAATATGCTTACCGTGACCGTCGTCAACGTAAGCGTCAGTTCCGTCAGCTGTGGATTGCACGTATTAACGCTGCTGCCCGTCAAAACGGTTTATCTTACAGCCGTTTCATCAATGGCCTGAAAAAGGCTTCTGTTGAAATCGACCGTAAGATTCTGGCTGATATCGCAGTATTCGACAAAGTGGCATTTGCTGCTTTAGTTGAAAAAGCAAAATCAGTTCTGGCGTAA
- the rpmI gene encoding 50S ribosomal protein L35, whose product MPKIKTVRGAAKRFKKTASGGFKRKHANLRHILTKKATKRKRHLRPKGLVSKGDLGLVVACLPYA is encoded by the coding sequence ATGCCAAAGATCAAAACTGTGCGTGGCGCAGCTAAGCGCTTTAAAAAAACCGCCTCTGGTGGTTTTAAGCGTAAGCATGCCAACCTACGTCATATTCTGACTAAAAAAGCTACTAAGCGTAAACGTCACCTGCGTCCGAAAGGTCTGGTCTCCAAAGGGGATCTGGGTCTGGTCGTGGCATGTCTGCCATACGCATAA
- a CDS encoding phage integrase — MSIKPVDGRYEVDVRPQGATGRRFRRKFDKKAEAVAYEKYVLSNYHDKEWVEKPADKRSLTELIDLWWKFSGCNQEHGEAALGKLRKLDRDMDYPRSYMLTKPFFTKFIAIRLQSGIKASTVNRLMTHLSGMFTALIELDEFHNENPIRQLKPLKEEVPEMVFFTLDEIQDLLKLLDDNERKIAIFSLSTGARWGEAYNVKAEHILDCKVTLYKTKNGKQRTIPISTEVNDYIVTKRSGRLFEKASYKLLREAIKMVKPDMPNGQAVHVLRHTFATHFMINGGNIITLQRILGHSKIQQTMVYAHFSPDHLQDAVTLNPLRRVSTY, encoded by the coding sequence ATGTCTATTAAACCTGTCGATGGTCGTTATGAAGTGGACGTTAGACCGCAAGGAGCAACAGGAAGGCGCTTCCGGCGGAAATTTGATAAAAAAGCTGAAGCTGTAGCTTATGAAAAGTATGTTTTAAGTAATTACCATGATAAGGAATGGGTAGAAAAACCCGCAGATAAACGGTCATTAACTGAATTAATCGATCTGTGGTGGAAGTTTAGCGGATGCAATCAGGAGCATGGTGAGGCTGCATTAGGGAAATTGAGAAAGCTAGATCGTGATATGGATTACCCGCGGTCGTACATGCTCACAAAACCCTTTTTCACCAAGTTTATAGCTATTCGGCTGCAATCTGGAATAAAAGCATCCACAGTAAATAGATTAATGACTCATTTATCTGGGATGTTTACGGCTCTGATTGAACTGGATGAGTTTCACAACGAAAATCCGATCAGGCAATTAAAACCATTAAAAGAAGAAGTTCCAGAAATGGTTTTTTTTACTCTTGATGAGATTCAAGATTTATTAAAATTGCTTGATGATAATGAAAGAAAAATTGCTATTTTTTCATTAAGTACCGGTGCCCGTTGGGGGGAAGCATACAACGTAAAGGCCGAACATATTCTTGATTGTAAAGTCACTCTCTATAAAACGAAGAACGGTAAACAGAGAACTATCCCTATATCAACAGAAGTTAACGATTATATTGTGACTAAGCGCTCTGGCCGGTTGTTTGAGAAAGCCAGCTATAAGCTACTGAGAGAGGCAATAAAGATGGTTAAACCTGATATGCCAAATGGTCAAGCCGTTCACGTTCTGCGGCATACCTTTGCTACTCACTTTATGATCAATGGCGGCAACATCATCACATTACAGCGAATATTGGGGCATTCAAAAATACAGCAAACTATGGTTTACGCACATTTTTCACCAGACCATTTGCAGGATGCTGTAACCCTAAACCCATTAAGAAGAGTGTCCACATATTGA
- a CDS encoding transcriptional regulator: protein MSIRSINYAEKLKAIRIAEYMSQEEFSLSTGMDISVNKDYEDGGGLHDPLVIERLILMDNIKYRKYVLWLAIGQIAYEAGQIDPALSHYGPEKTMSHH, encoded by the coding sequence ATGTCTATAAGATCGATTAATTACGCGGAAAAACTGAAAGCAATTCGTATCGCTGAATATATGTCACAGGAAGAGTTTTCATTATCAACTGGAATGGATATCAGTGTTAATAAGGACTATGAAGACGGAGGAGGATTACACGATCCTTTGGTGATTGAAAGATTAATACTGATGGATAACATCAAGTATCGGAAGTATGTGCTCTGGCTGGCGATTGGACAAATTGCATATGAAGCCGGACAAATAGATCCGGCTCTCTCTCACTATGGGCCAGAAAAAACAATGTCACACCACTGA
- a CDS encoding DUF2732 family protein, whose translation MPTINNQVNKPNSEDLTSLFNEARKDERRNYAALVAERLERLANFIVDESPADIAAIIRDEADSFHKVASGSEV comes from the coding sequence ATGCCAACTATTAATAATCAGGTGAATAAGCCAAATAGCGAGGATCTAACCTCATTATTTAATGAGGCCAGAAAAGATGAGCGGCGTAATTATGCCGCACTGGTAGCGGAACGCCTTGAGCGCCTTGCCAATTTTATTGTTGATGAATCACCGGCGGATATTGCTGCAATTATCCGTGATGAAGCCGATTCATTCCACAAGGTTGCATCAGGCTCGGAGGTTTGA
- the pheT gene encoding phenylalanine--tRNA ligase subunit beta: protein MKFSESWLREWVNPAINRDQLSEQITMAGLEVDGVEPVAGEFTGVVVGRVVECGQHPNADKLRVTKVDVGGDRLLDIVCGAPNCRKGLTVACATVGAVLPGDFKIKAAKLRGEPSEGMLCSFSELGISDDHSGIIELPEDAPIGQDVREYLKLNDATIEISVTPNRADCLGIIGVARDVAVINKLPLNLPDMSSVAPVIQDVISIQVDASEACPRYLGRVVKGINVKAATPLWMKEKLRRCGIRSIDPVVDVTNYVLLELGHPMHAFDLARIDGGIVVRMAKENEELVLLDGNKVKLNQDVVVIADRQKPLAMGGIFGGEHSGVNEETTDVFLESAYFNPLAIAGRARRFGLHTDASHRYERGVDPALQQTALERATRLLLDICGGQPGPVIDATNKTTLPIRATILLRREKLDKLIGHVISDDQVSDILSRLGCEVSREGDNWKAVAPSWRFDMEIEEDLIEEIARVYGYNSIPNVPLRANLEMTPHREANLPLRRVKTLLVDKGYQEAITYSFVDPKVQNLLHPQQEALVLPNPISVEMSAMRLSLWSGLLTSVVYNQNRQQGRVRLFESGLRFVPDASAEFGVRQEVMLAGVIAGNRYEEHWNLAREAVDFYDLKGDLESVLELTGKLSEIEFKVEANPALHPGQSAAIYLNGERIGYIGVVHPELERKLDLNGRTVVFELLWDKVSERRVPLAREVSRFPANRRDIAIVVAESIPAANVLEICKKVGVNQMVGVNLFDVYRGKGVAEGYKSLAISLTLQDTTRTLEEEEIAATVAECVEALKQRFQASLRD from the coding sequence ATGAAATTCAGTGAATCCTGGTTGCGTGAATGGGTTAACCCTGCGATTAATCGTGACCAATTGTCTGAACAAATTACCATGGCCGGTCTGGAAGTAGACGGTGTGGAACCCGTAGCCGGTGAATTTACCGGTGTGGTTGTTGGTCGGGTTGTGGAGTGTGGTCAACACCCTAATGCAGACAAGCTACGCGTAACAAAAGTTGATGTCGGTGGCGATCGCCTGCTGGATATCGTTTGCGGTGCGCCAAACTGCCGTAAAGGGTTAACCGTAGCCTGTGCCACCGTTGGTGCTGTACTGCCGGGCGATTTTAAAATTAAAGCCGCCAAACTGCGCGGCGAGCCGTCTGAAGGTATGCTGTGCTCTTTCTCTGAACTAGGTATCAGCGACGATCATAGCGGTATTATTGAACTGCCAGAAGATGCGCCAATCGGTCAGGATGTTCGGGAATATCTTAAGTTAAACGATGCCACTATCGAAATCAGTGTAACGCCAAACCGGGCTGACTGTTTAGGTATCATCGGCGTTGCCCGTGATGTGGCAGTGATTAACAAGCTACCGTTAAACCTGCCTGACATGTCTTCTGTGGCTCCGGTCATTCAGGATGTTATCTCTATTCAGGTTGATGCCAGCGAAGCTTGTCCACGTTATTTAGGCCGGGTAGTTAAAGGTATTAATGTAAAAGCCGCTACGCCATTGTGGATGAAAGAAAAGCTGCGCCGTTGTGGTATTCGCTCTATCGATCCAGTCGTGGATGTGACCAACTATGTTCTGTTGGAGCTGGGGCATCCTATGCATGCGTTCGATTTAGCGCGTATTGACGGCGGTATTGTCGTACGTATGGCAAAAGAGAATGAAGAGCTGGTTTTGCTGGATGGCAATAAAGTAAAACTGAACCAGGATGTTGTAGTGATCGCCGATCGTCAAAAACCGCTGGCGATGGGTGGAATTTTTGGTGGTGAGCATTCTGGTGTAAACGAAGAGACAACAGACGTTTTCCTGGAAAGCGCCTACTTTAACCCGTTGGCGATTGCCGGTCGTGCGCGTCGCTTTGGTTTACACACCGACGCTTCTCACCGCTATGAAAGAGGGGTTGATCCAGCCCTACAGCAAACTGCATTAGAAAGAGCAACGCGCTTGCTGCTGGATATCTGCGGTGGTCAACCGGGCCCTGTCATTGATGCGACCAATAAAACCACGCTTCCGATACGTGCCACCATTTTACTACGTCGTGAAAAGCTGGATAAACTGATTGGTCATGTTATTTCTGATGATCAAGTTAGCGATATTCTGAGCCGTTTAGGTTGTGAAGTATCTCGTGAAGGAGATAACTGGAAAGCCGTTGCACCAAGCTGGCGTTTCGATATGGAAATCGAAGAAGATTTGATTGAAGAAATTGCCCGCGTTTATGGATATAACAGCATTCCAAATGTGCCTCTGCGCGCCAATTTGGAAATGACCCCACATCGCGAAGCCAATTTACCATTGCGTCGGGTAAAAACTTTACTGGTAGATAAAGGGTATCAGGAAGCAATCACCTATAGTTTCGTTGATCCTAAGGTACAAAATTTACTGCATCCTCAACAGGAAGCGTTAGTTTTACCTAACCCAATTTCGGTTGAAATGTCGGCTATGCGCCTCTCATTATGGAGCGGATTGTTGACTTCAGTGGTGTATAACCAGAACCGTCAGCAGGGTCGTGTACGCCTGTTTGAGAGCGGTTTACGCTTTGTTCCTGATGCATCAGCAGAATTTGGTGTCCGGCAGGAGGTTATGCTGGCAGGGGTTATTGCAGGAAATCGCTATGAAGAGCACTGGAACCTTGCGCGTGAAGCAGTTGACTTCTATGATTTAAAAGGCGATCTTGAGTCGGTGTTAGAATTGACGGGTAAATTGTCGGAGATTGAATTTAAAGTCGAGGCAAACCCTGCATTACACCCCGGCCAAAGTGCGGCTATTTATTTAAATGGCGAACGCATTGGATACATTGGTGTAGTGCATCCTGAGCTTGAGCGTAAGCTCGATCTCAACGGTCGTACGGTGGTATTCGAACTGTTGTGGGACAAGGTCTCAGAACGCCGGGTACCGCTTGCCAGAGAGGTTTCCCGCTTCCCGGCAAACCGTCGTGATATCGCAATTGTTGTGGCTGAAAGCATACCTGCTGCCAATGTATTAGAAATATGTAAAAAAGTTGGCGTAAATCAGATGGTTGGCGTAAACTTATTTGACGTATATCGAGGTAAGGGTGTCGCTGAGGGGTATAAGAGCCTGGCTATCAGTCTGACATTGCAAGATACCACGCGTACGCTAGAAGAAGAGGAAATTGCCGCTACCGTTGCAGAATGCGTAGAGGCATTGAAACAGCGATTCCAAGCATCCTTGAGAGATTGA
- a CDS encoding phage filamentation protein Fil family protein: MNKCPSLSSMLRHGQEVTHCHHSRGWLETPDGQFFQPKVSNVQFIAGRDKPFMCGNKRRSLWFKLFGINR; the protein is encoded by the coding sequence ATGAACAAATGTCCATCATTATCAAGTATGTTACGGCATGGTCAGGAAGTGACTCATTGCCATCATTCTCGCGGCTGGCTGGAAACACCTGACGGCCAGTTCTTCCAACCGAAGGTCAGTAATGTGCAGTTTATTGCGGGAAGGGATAAACCTTTTATGTGTGGCAATAAACGCCGTTCATTGTGGTTTAAATTGTTCGGAATTAATCGCTAA
- the infC gene encoding translation initiation factor IF-3 yields MKGGKRVQTARPNRINNEIRAREVRLTGIDGEQLGIVSLNEALQKAEEAGVDLVEISPNAEPPVCRVMDYGKFLYEKSKATKEQKKKQKVVQIKEIKFRPGTDDGDYQVKLRSLIRFLEEGDKAKITLRFRGREMAHQQIGMEVLNRVRDDLVELAVVESYPSRIEGRQMVMVLAPKKKQ; encoded by the coding sequence ATTAAAGGCGGAAAAAGAGTTCAAACAGCGCGTCCTAATCGCATAAACAACGAGATTCGCGCCCGTGAAGTGCGACTAACAGGCATCGATGGCGAGCAATTGGGGATTGTTAGTCTGAATGAAGCACTGCAAAAAGCAGAAGAAGCTGGTGTTGATCTGGTAGAGATCAGCCCAAATGCTGAGCCGCCAGTTTGCCGGGTCATGGACTACGGCAAATTCCTCTATGAAAAGAGTAAGGCTACGAAAGAGCAGAAGAAAAAACAAAAAGTTGTCCAGATCAAGGAAATTAAATTCCGACCTGGTACAGATGATGGCGACTATCAGGTAAAACTCCGCAGCCTGATTCGCTTTCTGGAAGAGGGTGATAAAGCTAAAATCACACTGCGTTTCCGCGGTCGTGAGATGGCTCACCAGCAGATTGGTATGGAAGTGCTTAACCGCGTCCGTGACGATCTCGTCGAATTGGCTGTTGTTGAATCCTACCCAAGTAGGATTGAAGGACGCCAAATGGTGATGGTGCTCGCCCCTAAGAAGAAACAGTAA
- a CDS encoding Cox family DNA-binding protein has product MLEIADSTSSNLVTVEFFASYIGKTPKAVRQMVQAGKLPVIRMKNPENPSGEGEIYIHKAEWDAFAEHLAATADPDWHAWKDRLFTTSKPKKSKPIASACTKSSKARK; this is encoded by the coding sequence ATGTTAGAGATTGCAGATAGCACATCATCCAATCTTGTCACTGTGGAGTTTTTTGCCAGCTATATCGGTAAAACACCAAAAGCAGTCAGACAAATGGTACAAGCTGGAAAGTTGCCAGTTATCCGCATGAAAAATCCAGAAAACCCATCAGGAGAAGGTGAGATTTATATTCATAAGGCGGAATGGGATGCGTTTGCTGAACACCTTGCCGCAACGGCGGATCCAGATTGGCATGCATGGAAAGATAGATTATTTACGACATCAAAACCGAAGAAGAGCAAACCTATAGCTTCAGCCTGCACAAAGAGTTCTAAAGCCCGTAAATAG
- the ihfA gene encoding integration host factor subunit alpha — protein sequence MALTKAEMSEHLCEKLNLSKRDAKDLVELFFEEVRKALENGEQVKLSGFGNFDLRDKSQRPGRNPKTGEDIPITARRVVTFRPGQKLKSRVENATPKE from the coding sequence ATGGCGCTTACTAAAGCTGAAATGTCTGAACACTTGTGCGAAAAGCTTAACCTGAGTAAACGTGATGCAAAAGATCTCGTTGAACTGTTTTTTGAAGAAGTCCGTAAAGCTTTGGAAAACGGTGAACAAGTCAAACTTTCCGGATTCGGTAATTTTGACCTGCGGGATAAGAGTCAACGCCCGGGACGTAACCCAAAAACTGGCGAAGATATTCCTATCACTGCACGCCGGGTAGTCACTTTCCGTCCGGGTCAGAAGTTAAAGAGCCGGGTTGAGAACGCTACGCCGAAAGAATAA
- the pheS gene encoding phenylalanine--tRNA ligase subunit alpha: MPHLAELVANAKAAIEEAHDVAALDLVRVEYLGKKGHLTLQMTSLRDVPAEERPAAGQVINQAKQEVQDALNARKYTLESAALNARLAEETIDVSLPGRRMENGGLHPVTRTIDRIADFFGELGFAVANGPEIEDDYHNFDALNIPGHHPARADHDTFWFDAKRLLRTQTSGVQIRTMNHQQPPIRIIAPGRVYRNDYDQTHTPMFHQMEGLIVDKDISFTNLKGTIHDFLQNFFEEDLQVRFRPSYFPFTEPSAEVDVMGKNGKWLEVLGCGMVHPNVLRGVGIDPEIYSGFAFGMGMERLAMLRYGVTDLRAFFENDLRFLKQFK, encoded by the coding sequence ATGCCACATCTCGCTGAACTGGTTGCCAATGCAAAGGCGGCTATAGAAGAAGCCCATGATGTTGCCGCGTTAGATTTAGTTCGCGTGGAATATTTAGGCAAGAAAGGTCACCTGACGCTGCAAATGACATCGCTGCGCGATGTTCCCGCAGAAGAGCGTCCTGCCGCCGGGCAGGTCATCAATCAAGCCAAGCAAGAAGTTCAGGATGCACTGAACGCTCGTAAATACACACTGGAATCAGCGGCGCTGAATGCCCGTCTGGCAGAAGAGACCATTGATGTGTCTTTACCGGGTCGTCGTATGGAAAATGGCGGGTTACATCCGGTAACGCGAACCATTGACCGTATTGCTGACTTCTTTGGTGAACTGGGTTTTGCCGTAGCTAACGGCCCTGAAATTGAAGATGACTATCATAACTTTGATGCTCTGAATATTCCTGGTCATCACCCGGCACGAGCGGATCACGATACCTTCTGGTTTGATGCCAAACGCCTGTTGCGTACTCAGACTTCTGGTGTACAGATTCGAACCATGAATCATCAACAGCCGCCAATTCGCATTATTGCTCCGGGCCGCGTATATCGTAATGATTACGATCAGACGCATACCCCGATGTTCCATCAAATGGAAGGGCTGATTGTTGATAAAGACATCAGCTTTACCAATCTGAAGGGAACCATTCACGATTTCCTGCAGAATTTTTTCGAAGAAGATTTACAGGTGCGTTTCCGCCCATCTTATTTCCCGTTTACTGAACCTTCGGCAGAAGTGGATGTAATGGGCAAAAACGGTAAATGGCTGGAAGTGCTGGGCTGCGGTATGGTGCATCCAAATGTATTGCGCGGCGTGGGTATTGATCCTGAAATTTACTCGGGATTCGCCTTCGGTATGGGCATGGAACGTTTAGCTATGCTTCGTTACGGTGTCACCGATTTGCGTGCCTTCTTTGAAAACGATCTTCGTTTCTTAAAACAATTTAAATAA
- the pheM gene encoding pheST operon leader peptide PheM: MNSAIFRFFFYFST, from the coding sequence ATGAATTCTGCTATTTTCCGTTTCTTCTTTTACTTTAGCACCTGA